One Triplophysa rosa linkage group LG21, Trosa_1v2, whole genome shotgun sequence DNA segment encodes these proteins:
- the LOC130545011 gene encoding protein lifeguard 2-like — MTQGKVSVTSKSNNGSDVHPQSPAPPSYNEAVAGEIPCYSGSYSGDGEMLTEFSWDDQNIRRIFIRKVYTILMVQLSVTLAFVALFVFCEPVKFYIQTNPGWYWASYAVFFVTYLTLSCCRGPRRQFPWNLILLIIFTLSLSYMTGMLSSYYNTKSVIICLGITALVCLSITIFSFQTKFDITSCQGVLLVFCATLCICGLVLAFVLPFGYVPWLQVVYAALGAILFCMFLAFDTQMLMGSKRYTISPEEYIFATLSLYLDIVYIFSFFLQLFGTPERA; from the exons ATGACGCAGGGAAAG GTTTCAGTAACAAGTAAGTCAAACAATGGCTCAGACGTTCATCCCCAGTCCCCAGCTCCTCCATCGTATAATGAGGCTGTTGCTg GTGAAATCCCTTGTTATAGTGGATCATATTCTGGTGATGGAGAGATGCTCACAGAATTCAGCTGGGATGACCAAAATATCAGGAGGATATTTATCCGCAAGGTGTACACCATCCTGATGGTCCAGCTTTCTGTCACACTTGCTTTTGTGGCGCTTTTTGTTTTCTG TGAACCAGTGAAATTTTACATTCAGACCAACCCAGGCTGGTACTGGGCATCATA TGCAGTGTTTTTTGTCACATATCTCACGCTGTCCTGCTGCCGTGGCCCTCG GAGGCAGTTTCCATGGAACCTGATTCTGCTCATAATCTTT ACTCTGTCACTTTCATATATGACAGGGATGTTGTCCAG CTACTACAACACTAAATCTGTCATCATCTGCCTGGGTATTACTGCCTTGGTGTGTCTCAGCATTACTATTTTTAGCTTCCAAACCAAG tttgacATTACTTCCTGCCAAGGCGTTCTGTTAGTTTTCTGTGCAACTTTGTGCATTTGTGGACTTGTCCTGGCCTTCGTATTGCCCTTTGGATAT GTTCCATGGTTGCAGGTTGTGTATGCTGCTTTGGGAGCTATACTGTTCTGCATG TTCCTGGCATTTGACACACAGATGTTGATGGGAAGCAAGCGGTATACCATAAGTCCAGAGGAGTACATCTTTGCCACCCTAAGCTTATACCTAGACATTGTTTACATCTTTTCCTTCTTTCTCCAGTTATTTGGAACTCCTGAACGAGCGTAA
- the r3hdml gene encoding LOW QUALITY PROTEIN: R3H domain containing-like (The sequence of the model RefSeq protein was modified relative to this genomic sequence to represent the inferred CDS: inserted 1 base in 1 codon; substituted 1 base at 1 genomic stop codon) codes for MMMSLRNRTDISQXRARRKRYIANRDMRVLLDYHNRVRIQVFPPASNMEYMILCVSMLRGPWYDDRHSFSYPSRCTGSVCSHYTQMVWATSCKIGCVISTCSNMYVFGSTWKQATLLVCNYSIKXEKFNNKRLHKTGKPCSACPSSYGGSCNKNQCDSRSRMNGFRHF; via the exons ATGATGATGAGCTTGAGGAACAGAACCGACATCAGCC CTCGAGCTCGGCGGAAACGATACATCGCCAACAGAGACATGAGGGTTTTACTGGATTATCACAACCGCGTGCGCATTCAGGTGTTCCCACCTGCATCCAATATGGAATATATG ATTCTCTGCGTAAGCATGCTCAGAG gcccatggTATGATGACAGACACTCTTTCTCCTACCCCAGTAGATGCACTGGCTCTGTCTGTTCACACTACACCCAG ATGGTGTGGGCCACCAGCTGTAAGATTGGCTGTGTTATCAGCACGTGTTCAAACATGTACGTGTTCGGGAGCACATGGAAACAGGCCACCCTACTGGTTTGCAACTATTCTATAAAGTGAGAAAAATTTAACAACa agaGGCTCCATAAGACAGGAAAACCATGTTCTGCCTGTCCTTCTAGCTATGGAGGCTCATGCAATAAAAACCAATGTGACTCCAGATCAAGAATGAATGGTTTCAGACACTTCTAA
- the fitm2 gene encoding acyl-coenzyme A diphosphatase FITM2 — MAAVGSLANNLIELWKCPYTRTYLPHLFLFISVLGSLLKHLELVSQSYFSNSRNVLNVYFVKVSWGWTLVLLLPFVYISNSCKRSRAFVLKRLTSLLVATLIWYTCTETFFYIEDVTGACYESNTMQVILGDITTKAACKKAGFIWDGFDISGHSFILSYSALAIVEEMVAMLQIPNSHRNAFLDCLYIALNVIVAIWLWMFACTSVYFHHFIDKFLGTSVGVLGWYVTYVVWYPKCSLPGLPPQPNEQKQHA; from the exons ATGGCTGCTGTAGGCAGCTTAGCGAACAACTTGATTGAGCTGTGGAAATGTCCTTACACGCGTACTTATTTACCTCATCTATTCCTTTTTATTTCCGTTTTAGGATCACTTTTAAAGCATTTGGAGCTTGTGTCGCAGAGCTACTTCAGTAACAGCAGAAACGTTTTAAATGT ATATTTTGTAAAGGTTTCTTGGGGATGGACCCTTGTTTTACTCCTGCCATTCGTTTATATCTCCAACTCTTGCAAGAGAAGCCGGGCGTTTGTGCTGAAGCGGCTGACGTCACTTCTGGTGGCCACCCTCATCTGGTACACCTGCACCGAGACCTTCTTCTACATTGAAGATGTTACAGGTGCATGCTACGAGTCAAATACCATGCAGGTCATACTTGGTGACATAACTACAAAGGCAGCATGCAAGAAGGCCGGATTCATATGGGATGGCTTTGACATATCCGGACACTCTTTCATTCTGTCTTACTCTGCTCTCGCCATTGTGGAAGAAATGGTGGCCATGTTACAAATACCAAATTCTCACAGAAACGCTTTTCTTGATTGCCTTTATATAGCACTTAATGTGATCGTGGCTATCTGGTTATGGATGTTCGCATGTACGTCCGTATATTTCCATCATTTCATTGACAAGTTTCTGGGGACCTCAGTTGGAGTATTGGGGTGGTATGTGACCTATGTTGTTTGGTACCCGAAGTGTTCTTTACCAGGTCTCCCTCCACAGCCAAATGAGCAAAAACAACATGCTTAG
- the senp1 gene encoding sentrin-specific protease 1 isoform X1, translating into MFNKFYEWIGTGIASLRNGGPAGAVNSVRVDQDGTLLRKRPFECLDDGDAVDQEEERVVKKFKMEEFMTTVKNAAEGVKTQGSSVADWVRNNVRPTLTNMIPSSPGPSQIGIPSVPSTSAAASASLWAENKFGERKHNRLEDTFVAPSSAVEWRTITKSDSLRTEESVTILKVGRTHVCKDHLPHETHKANGHSFNLPSVSTAKPSLSPRLGRSLYHRPHSLLSSSEASTGKANYTSLFEKTFPIRVVQSPSHGSSNRHFRARTRCTAQESVRAEEKEVYRQLLSMVSGGQSSFLRDGSSHSSIRSHRDFSSFLTSSHRLLRCSSPEGSGAGTSSYGLSSLPPSPQPESSQASSALPSPGASSSIPEPHPWARDPEPTTKGQGTLFSAPSPAALQDTSSQDTQSSAHDGDSVIFVKEQQGKKSETSSVPCFQAELWIKELTSLYDSRARERRRLIGEQEALASKLQLQRLSGEGRVAPASVELKVRVPLEKEVPVATVIEVSKPIKEEQEFPELTDDMEREVSIAWRGGSQDEVLSEGFRQTITRKDLLTLSSLNWLNDEVINFYMNLLVERSKQPNLPSAYTFNTFFFPKLRSSGYSAVRRWTKKVDIFSVDIILVPIHLGVHWCLSVIDFRKKTITYFDSMGGNNDEACRILAKYLKQESVDKRGKDMDTSEWTLRSKRRNEIPHQMNGSDCGMFTCKYAEYITKDRPITFTQKHMPYFRRRMVWEILNRKLL; encoded by the exons ATGTTTAATAAGTTCTACGAATGGATCGGAACCGGAATCGCCAGTCTGCGAAACGGAGGTCCAGCGGGTGCCGTTAACTCAGTGAGAGTGGATCAGGACGGGACATTACTGAGAAAAAGACCCTTTGAGTG TTTAGATGATGGAGATGCAGTTGATCAGGAGGAGGAGAGGGTGGTCAAGAAATTCAAAATGG AAGAATTTATGACTACAGTGAAAAATGCAGCCGAAGGAGTAAAGACCCAAGGTTCGAGTGTTGCGGATTGGGTGCGAAACAACGTCCGACCCACCCTGACGAACATGATTCCCTCTTCACCGGGTCCTTCTCAAATAGGAATCCCATCAGTACCATCAACCAGTGCTGCTGCATCAGCATCTTTGTGGGCGGAAAACAAG TTTGGAGAGAGGAAACACAATAGACTTGAGGACACATTTGTGGCTCCATCTAGTGCAGTTGAATGGAGGACCATCACAAAATCTG aCTCTTTAAGAACTGAGGAGTCTGTGACCATATTAAAAGTTGGCAGAACACATGTTTGTAAGGACCATCTACCCCACGAGACACACAAAGCCAATGGACACTCTTTTAATTTACCATCTGTCTCCACGGCAAaaccatctctctctccccgtCTGGGCAGGTCCCTGTACCACCGGCCACACAG CTTACTGTCGTCCTCTGAAGCAAGTACAGGAAAGGCCAACTACACCAGCCTGTTTGAGAAGACCTTTCCCATCCGAGTGGTCCAGAGTCCTTCACACGGCAGCTCGAATCGACATTTCAGGGCCAGAACCCGCTGTACGGCACAGGAG TCTGTGCGTGCAGAAGAGAAGGAAGTTTACAGGCAGCTCCTATCCATGGTGTCCGGTGGCCAGTCGTCCTTTCTTCGTGATGGAAGTTCTCACTCCAGCATTCGATCACATCGAGATTT CTCCAGCTTCCTGACATCCAGTCATCGTCTTCTTCGGTGTTCCTCTCCAGAAGGCTCTGGGGCTGGTACGTCCTCATACGGGTTATCCAGTCTACCCCCTAGCCCCCAGCCCGAGTCTAGTCAGGCTTCCAGTGCACTCCCTAGTCCTGGTGCCAGCTCTAGCATTCCAGAGCCTCATCCTTGGGCCCGTGACCCAGAGCCCACCACCAAAGGCCAAGGGACCCTTTTCTCAGCTCCATCACCAGCTGCACTTCAGGATACTTCTTCTCAGGACACACAGTCGTCGG CTCATGATGGAGATTCAGTCATTTTTGTCAAGGAGCAGCAGGGAAAGAAGTCAGAGACCTCAAG tGTGCCATGTTTCCAGGCTGAACTTTGGATCAAGGAACT GACTAGCCTTTATGACTCACGTGCACGGGAGCGACGGAGGTTAATTGGAGAACAGGAAGCTCTGGCCTCTAAGCTCCAGCTTCAG CGCCTCTCTGGAGAGGGTCGAGTAGCCCCAGCGAGCGTGGAGCTGAAGGTTCGAGTCCCTCTGGAGAAAGAGGTTCCTGTTGCTACTGTTATCGAAGTTTCTAAGCCTATTAAGGAAGAGCAAGAATTCCCAGAGCTAACAGAT gATATGGAGAGGGAGGTGAGCATAGCTTGGAGAGGCGGCAGTCAAGATGAGGTGCTCAGCGAGGGGTTTCGCCAAACCATCACCAGAAAGGACCTGCTGACGCTCAGCAGCCTCAACTGGCTCAATGATGAG GTTATTAATTTCTACATGAACCTGCTGGTGGAACGCAGTAAGCAACCTAACTTACCCTCTGCTTACACCTTCAACACTTTCTTCTTTCCCAAACTGCGGAGCTCTGGTTACTCTGCTGTCCGCCGCTGGACCAAGAAAGTGGACATCTTTTCTGTCGACATCATTCTGGTGCCTATCCACCTCGGGGTACACTGGTGCTTATCC GTGATCGATTTCCGCAAGAAGACTATTACTTACTTTGATTCCATGGGAGGAAACAACGACGAGGCCTGCAGGATTTTAGC CAAATATCTAAAACAAGAAAGTGTAGACAAGAGAGGAAAGGACATGGATACTTCAGAATGGACTCTAAGGAGTAAAAGACGCAAC GAGATTCCTCACCAAATGAATGGAAGTGACTGCGGCATGTTCACATGCAAGTATGCCGAGTACATCACCAAAGACAGgccaatcacatttacacag aaacACATGCCCTATTTCAGAAGACGAATGGTTTGGGAGATCCTTAACCGGAAACTCTTGTGA
- the senp1 gene encoding sentrin-specific protease 1 isoform X2: protein MEEFMTTVKNAAEGVKTQGSSVADWVRNNVRPTLTNMIPSSPGPSQIGIPSVPSTSAAASASLWAENKFGERKHNRLEDTFVAPSSAVEWRTITKSDSLRTEESVTILKVGRTHVCKDHLPHETHKANGHSFNLPSVSTAKPSLSPRLGRSLYHRPHSLLSSSEASTGKANYTSLFEKTFPIRVVQSPSHGSSNRHFRARTRCTAQESVRAEEKEVYRQLLSMVSGGQSSFLRDGSSHSSIRSHRDFSSFLTSSHRLLRCSSPEGSGAGTSSYGLSSLPPSPQPESSQASSALPSPGASSSIPEPHPWARDPEPTTKGQGTLFSAPSPAALQDTSSQDTQSSAHDGDSVIFVKEQQGKKSETSSVPCFQAELWIKELTSLYDSRARERRRLIGEQEALASKLQLQRLSGEGRVAPASVELKVRVPLEKEVPVATVIEVSKPIKEEQEFPELTDDMEREVSIAWRGGSQDEVLSEGFRQTITRKDLLTLSSLNWLNDEVINFYMNLLVERSKQPNLPSAYTFNTFFFPKLRSSGYSAVRRWTKKVDIFSVDIILVPIHLGVHWCLSVIDFRKKTITYFDSMGGNNDEACRILAKYLKQESVDKRGKDMDTSEWTLRSKRRNEIPHQMNGSDCGMFTCKYAEYITKDRPITFTQKHMPYFRRRMVWEILNRKLL from the exons ATGG AAGAATTTATGACTACAGTGAAAAATGCAGCCGAAGGAGTAAAGACCCAAGGTTCGAGTGTTGCGGATTGGGTGCGAAACAACGTCCGACCCACCCTGACGAACATGATTCCCTCTTCACCGGGTCCTTCTCAAATAGGAATCCCATCAGTACCATCAACCAGTGCTGCTGCATCAGCATCTTTGTGGGCGGAAAACAAG TTTGGAGAGAGGAAACACAATAGACTTGAGGACACATTTGTGGCTCCATCTAGTGCAGTTGAATGGAGGACCATCACAAAATCTG aCTCTTTAAGAACTGAGGAGTCTGTGACCATATTAAAAGTTGGCAGAACACATGTTTGTAAGGACCATCTACCCCACGAGACACACAAAGCCAATGGACACTCTTTTAATTTACCATCTGTCTCCACGGCAAaaccatctctctctccccgtCTGGGCAGGTCCCTGTACCACCGGCCACACAG CTTACTGTCGTCCTCTGAAGCAAGTACAGGAAAGGCCAACTACACCAGCCTGTTTGAGAAGACCTTTCCCATCCGAGTGGTCCAGAGTCCTTCACACGGCAGCTCGAATCGACATTTCAGGGCCAGAACCCGCTGTACGGCACAGGAG TCTGTGCGTGCAGAAGAGAAGGAAGTTTACAGGCAGCTCCTATCCATGGTGTCCGGTGGCCAGTCGTCCTTTCTTCGTGATGGAAGTTCTCACTCCAGCATTCGATCACATCGAGATTT CTCCAGCTTCCTGACATCCAGTCATCGTCTTCTTCGGTGTTCCTCTCCAGAAGGCTCTGGGGCTGGTACGTCCTCATACGGGTTATCCAGTCTACCCCCTAGCCCCCAGCCCGAGTCTAGTCAGGCTTCCAGTGCACTCCCTAGTCCTGGTGCCAGCTCTAGCATTCCAGAGCCTCATCCTTGGGCCCGTGACCCAGAGCCCACCACCAAAGGCCAAGGGACCCTTTTCTCAGCTCCATCACCAGCTGCACTTCAGGATACTTCTTCTCAGGACACACAGTCGTCGG CTCATGATGGAGATTCAGTCATTTTTGTCAAGGAGCAGCAGGGAAAGAAGTCAGAGACCTCAAG tGTGCCATGTTTCCAGGCTGAACTTTGGATCAAGGAACT GACTAGCCTTTATGACTCACGTGCACGGGAGCGACGGAGGTTAATTGGAGAACAGGAAGCTCTGGCCTCTAAGCTCCAGCTTCAG CGCCTCTCTGGAGAGGGTCGAGTAGCCCCAGCGAGCGTGGAGCTGAAGGTTCGAGTCCCTCTGGAGAAAGAGGTTCCTGTTGCTACTGTTATCGAAGTTTCTAAGCCTATTAAGGAAGAGCAAGAATTCCCAGAGCTAACAGAT gATATGGAGAGGGAGGTGAGCATAGCTTGGAGAGGCGGCAGTCAAGATGAGGTGCTCAGCGAGGGGTTTCGCCAAACCATCACCAGAAAGGACCTGCTGACGCTCAGCAGCCTCAACTGGCTCAATGATGAG GTTATTAATTTCTACATGAACCTGCTGGTGGAACGCAGTAAGCAACCTAACTTACCCTCTGCTTACACCTTCAACACTTTCTTCTTTCCCAAACTGCGGAGCTCTGGTTACTCTGCTGTCCGCCGCTGGACCAAGAAAGTGGACATCTTTTCTGTCGACATCATTCTGGTGCCTATCCACCTCGGGGTACACTGGTGCTTATCC GTGATCGATTTCCGCAAGAAGACTATTACTTACTTTGATTCCATGGGAGGAAACAACGACGAGGCCTGCAGGATTTTAGC CAAATATCTAAAACAAGAAAGTGTAGACAAGAGAGGAAAGGACATGGATACTTCAGAATGGACTCTAAGGAGTAAAAGACGCAAC GAGATTCCTCACCAAATGAATGGAAGTGACTGCGGCATGTTCACATGCAAGTATGCCGAGTACATCACCAAAGACAGgccaatcacatttacacag aaacACATGCCCTATTTCAGAAGACGAATGGTTTGGGAGATCCTTAACCGGAAACTCTTGTGA